The stretch of DNA GCCAAGGAGCTGCGCGACCTGGTCCGGCGCAGCTACGAACTGGTCCGCGAGAAACTGCCGAAGAAGACCCAGCGCGAACTCGCCGACTGACCGGTCGCGGCGATGGGCTGCGCGTACTGGCCGGCCATGTGCCGATGCTAGACTCGCGCGGTTCAGGTTTTGCACCAAAGTTCCGCACTCCAGCGACCCAGACACTAAGGAAGGCACATGGCAGGTGGTGGTGATTCGACCCGCGCGATCCTGTTCGCGTTGGGCGCCAATTTCGCGATCGCGGTCGCCAAGGGCGTGGCTGCGTTCTTCACCGGATCCAGCGCGATGCTGGCCGAGACCGTGCATTCGCTGGCCGACTGCGGCAACCAGCTGCTGCTGTTGCTCGGCATGCGCCAGGCGCGCAAGCCGCCCTCGCCGGAATACCCGCTCGGTTACGGCAAGGCGATCTATTTCTGGTCGTTCCTGGTGGCGGTGATGCTGTTCACCGTCGGCGGCATGTTCTCGTTGTACGAAGGCATCCACAAACTCCAGCACCCCGAGCAGATCAAGCACTGGTACTGGGCGGCGGGCGTGCTGACCTTCGGCATCGTTGCCGAGGCGGTGTCGATGCGCGCATGCCTCGTAGAGGTCAACAAGGCGCGTGGTAACCGCAGCCTGTGGCAGTGGTTCCGCGAGAGTCGCCAGGCCGAGCTGGTGGTGATTTTCGGCGAGGACCTGGCGGCGCTGTTCGGCCTGGTGTTCGCGCTGATTGCGGTGCTGCTGGCCGCGGTCACCGGCAACCCGCTGTGGGATGCGATCGGCACGATCACGATTGGTGCGTTGTTGATCGTGGTCGCGGTGTTCGTCGCGATCGAGGTCAAGGCAATGCTGATCGGGCAGAGCGTGGA from Lysobacter arenosi encodes:
- a CDS encoding cation diffusion facilitator family transporter; the encoded protein is MAGGGDSTRAILFALGANFAIAVAKGVAAFFTGSSAMLAETVHSLADCGNQLLLLLGMRQARKPPSPEYPLGYGKAIYFWSFLVAVMLFTVGGMFSLYEGIHKLQHPEQIKHWYWAAGVLTFGIVAEAVSMRACLVEVNKARGNRSLWQWFRESRQAELVVIFGEDLAALFGLVFALIAVLLAAVTGNPLWDAIGTITIGALLIVVAVFVAIEVKAMLIGQSVDPARQKQMREFLDARPEITQVISLITLQLGNEVLVSVQAHMREEHSVAALTEQINTVERALKQSFPEVRWSFFEPDKKMD